The DNA region AGCTCTTATTCATAACCAGCTTGACGTAAGCTTCTATGAAGGCCTGGCGATGTCCGTGAGCCTTTCAACCAAGAAGCTCTTTTCCTTGCTCGGCGTCTCCCCCGCTGTTCAACGTCGATGGAAAAAGACGCAGCAACTGACCATCGGCGAAAGCGATTACGCTTTCCGTCAAGCACTAGTCATAAGAGACGCTTTGGGGTTGTTTGCGGGTAATCGAGAAGCAGCGGTGGAATGGCTCACCCAGCCAAGCATCTCATTGAGTGGAGCAACGCCGGTCAGTCTACTTTCTACATTCGTAGGTATGAAAACCGTCGAGTCGCTGATCTGGAAAATTGAGCACGGCGTCTACCCATGACAGGTTCAGACGCGTACTTCTCCTACTCGCTCGCCAGCTGCAACCTCGCGCGCCTAATAGCGTTTGGCGTGAAAGTGCCAG from Pseudomonas helmanticensis includes:
- a CDS encoding antitoxin Xre/MbcA/ParS toxin-binding domain-containing protein, producing MSTVTESALLAPTPSERFSDALALRHDPRACAALIHNQLDVSFYEGLAMSVSLSTKKLFSLLGVSPAVQRRWKKTQQLTIGESDYAFRQALVIRDALGLFAGNREAAVEWLTQPSISLSGATPVSLLSTFVGMKTVESLIWKIEHGVYP